The nucleotide sequence CAATCTCACTTCAATATTTTGCTTAGCAAGCTCTTTTATAATGTCTGCCCAATATTCCTCTTTCCAATGCTTATCTGCTCGAGTTGTTGCGTGAATAAGCATAACGTAAGCGGTCATTTTTTCACTTTTTTTTGCAAAATGTTGAGCAATGTTGTAGTTACCTTGAGTCCCAGATAAAGCATAACCTAATGATTTTGCACACAATTTCCTAATTCGCTCAACGGCGTGCTGTTGGTAGGGAATGTCAAAGGTTTGATCATAAAAAAGGCTGCTTAATCCCTCTCGGGCAGACTTTTTATCGTAACCAAATTTTTTGCCTTTCGCTTGGCGGGTCACTAGCACCGCACTTTTGATAAGCCCTTGAGCATCAATCACAGCATCATATTGCTCACTTTTTAATTCTTGCAAAAAATGTTGCCACTCTATCCAAGTAGAACGCTTGTATAAATTTTTCCGCCAACGGCGAATAGCAACAGGGATAATCTTATTCACTGCTGAATGCCAGCGTGGAATTTCAGCAAAATTTTCTTCCACCACCCAATCTACGCTCAAATTAGGAATTGCATTTCGCATATCGGTTAAGGCAGGCAAGGTGTGTAAAACATCACCCATTGAGGAAGTTTTTACGATGAGAACTTTCATATTTCTACAAAAAATAGCAAGCGGTTGTTTTGTGCAAAAAAATTGACAAAAATGACCGCTTGTAGTGAGTTTATGCTAATAATGTTTGGAGTTTTTCCATTACCATTTCAGGCTCAATATCAATCAAGCTTTGGTGATAGCCTTCTGCCCCATCGCCTTTGCGAATTTTAATTAATCCACCTTCAATCAAGCGAATAATCACCGCATTTTTCGCTAGTGGTGGCGTGTATTGTGGGCTTGTTGGCCCATACAACGCAACCAAAGGTTTATTCAGGGCAGCTGCGATATGCATCAAGCCTGAGTCATTGCTCACCACTGCTGCACAATCAGCAATTAAATCAACCGCTTGGTTTAGATCAGTCTGGCCTGCTAAATTTAAGCAATAACGTTGTAGTTCTGCAGGCAAGGCTAAACGGATTCGCTCACCAGCTTCTTCATCTTTTTTCGAGCCGAATAAACGCACGGAGTAACCTTGCTCAATCAACATTTTAGCCAGCGTTGCGTAATGGTAATGCGGCCAACGTTTTGCCGGTCCGAATTCCGCACCCGGGCAAAACCCGATGGCTGGGCGGTTTTCTGCATAGGCTAGTTGTTTTTCAAACTTCACTTTGGTTGCGGCAATTTGCTCCAACTCGGTTTTTAAATAAGGGTAGAGAATTGGCAACTGTTCAGCATTCGGAATTGAGCCTTGCTCAAACGCCAATGCCACATAACGCTGTACCATCATCGGGTAATCATTTTTATTCGAGCGAAGATCATTTAAGAAGAAATATCTACTTTCCCCTTTCCAGCCACGACGTTTGGCAATTTTCGCAAACAACGGGATGAACGCAGATTTGAGCGAGTTTGGCAAGACGATTGCCATATCATATTGATTGCGAAGCCCTTTGCCGAGTTGATAACGTTCGCACAAGCGAAATGAACCGTGCCCAATCGGCATTGAAATTGCATTGCGAACCTCGGGCATCCGGGCTAACAGAGGGCGGCACCAATCCGGAGCCATTACGTCAATCTGACAATTTGGGTATTGCACTTTAAGTTGCTGATACAGCGAGTGCGACATCATCATATCACCAACCCAAGATGGACCAGTAACTAAAATATTCATTTGCAAAATTCTCTTAAAAAGTAACCGCTTGTTATTATTGCTTTACACAATTTTCAGCAAGATTTCTTTTCGTATTATCATATAAAAAGGCTTTTCCATTACGCATTTCATGCCATGTCCAGCGGATATTGGTGTATTTTTTACCATTTCTAGTTACCGATGGGGAAAGCTGATACGATAATCCTTGAAAATTAACCGTAATATTGTCTTTTTTTGCCTCTTTTTGAGCAATTTTTTGGCGTTCAACTTCTACTTTTTTGTTATTTTTACACAGATATAAATTTAATTCTGTAGCTTGTTCCACTTGTTTAATAACTGTTTTAGCTGGTTCTGTTATTTTTTGCACTTTTTCGAGCTGTTCAACAGGTGGAACGACTTCTGCTGTACAAGCACTCAGTGCTATTGCTACTGTTGCTAAAAAAATAAACTTATTAGGTTTGGAAAATAAGCTCATATACTTCTCCTTTAAAAAGCAAAGAGCAACGTTTGTAGCGTTGCTCTTATTTTCCTCATTATTTAAAAGTATAGCTACCGTTTGCTTGACGTGTAAATTTACCACCTGAGCCAATACTCATTTCAACAACACGGTTATTTTTATCTAAACGAACAGTTACTCGCTCGCCTACTTTTAAATTACTCACAACGTTATTTACTTTGCTCATTACATTTACGTCGGAGATATTTAAATTATTATCACGGAATACCTGCATTAATGATACACCTTTTGGTACCGTCATTGTTTTAGTCGATACTGCCACTGCTGAAGTGGTATTTGTTTTAGCTGCTTCAGATTTAGTAGAAGCTTTTTCTGCTGGCTTAGCTACTACTTTTGTAGATTCTTTTTGTGGTTGTGTAGCAATGCGCTCTACCTTAGGTTGATGTTTTGGAGTAGTTTCAGGTTGGAATACCACACTACCTTCTGTTTTTGGCTTAATTGCAGATTGTGGCACTACAGGTTTATTCTGAACTGGCTTAACTGCTACAGATTGCTCAACAACTGGGGCTTGTGTTGTCTGAGGCTGATTATTTTGTACTTGATTAGAAGCTACTTGTTCAGTTTGAACTGGTGCTACTGCGGTTGTTGCCTCTGATTGTGCTTTCTGCTGAGCTTCTTGGGCTTGAGCCTGCTCCTGTGCTTTAGCTGCTTCTTGCTCCGCACGAGCTTGTTCTTCTGCTCGTTTTGCTTCTGCTTCATCTACCGGGCGGAACTCAATTGGTAAGCTACCACCTTGTTGCGATTGCAGCTCTTCCACCGTTTCAGGTGTACTTGGTTTTAATAGGAAAAATAGCACTAATAATGCTAAACCTAACAATGATACTAATAATAAACGACGTGTTTTAGGTGGCATATTTTCCTTAATGTCTTTTGTTTTAGTTGCAGCTACCGCAGCAGTTGCAGCCATTGTTGCTCCTGCAGCTGTTGTTGCCGCATTTGGAATAATACGCTCGGTGGTAAAACTTTCTTGAGTAGGCTTCACGACTACAACTTCTGGATCAGCCTTTTCCTTCACCTCAAACGGCGTTGTAGTTGTTGCTGAATCGCCTTCTGCTGATGGATTTTCTTTCACATTTTTCACAACTGCCTCCACATTCTCTGTACTTGGTGTAAATTGAAATTCTTTTGTCGGTTTAGCCGAAAATGCATCAGCGGTCTTATCTTCTACTGGTGCATCAGATCTTTTCATTATTGGGGTAAATGTATGGCCTGGTGCTTTTGTTGAATGTAGAGAAACATAAGGTCTGTTGCTATGTGAAGAGTCCACTTGTACTGGCTCTACCTTTTCATTCTCTGGGCTTTTATTTTCTTGATTAGGGGTTAAAGGCTCACCAAAAACAGGCTCTTTACGAAAATTATTTTGCGTCATATTTTTTCCAAAAATAATAGGAGTTAATTTATATAAAAATATCTGTATTCTAAATCAATTCACGGTTTATTTGAATTCATTTGAATAAATTTACACAAATAGCGGTCATTTTTCATAAATTTTTTGCAAATTATTGTAATCTCGCTTAATTTCAGACCAAATGCAAAGCAATAAGTTTATCTTTTTCTATTTTTTCGATCTGTGTCGAAAAATTTACTTTTGCCGCTTGAGATAAATACCACTCACTTTTAAGCTCATCACAAATTTACTCAACCATAAGGAAACATTATGAAACAAATGAAAACTCTCGCGTTAGGCCTATTAATGAGCTTAAATACATTCGCTTTTGCTCAAACTCCACCTCAAATTGAGCAGAATAGTATGCCTCAAACTGAGCAACAAGTAACACAAATAAATACCAACACCGTAAACATCAACACCGCAAGTGCTGCTGAATTGCAAGATAAGCTGGTAGGAATTGGCGAGAAAAAAGCTCAAGCGATTGTCGATTACCGTACCAAAAATGGTAATTTTAAAAGCATTGAGCAGCTTGCCGAAGTATCCGGTATTGGACAAGCAACGGTAGAAAAAAATCGAGCAAATATCGTTTTAGAGTAATCAAAATTGTTGAAGTGGGTAAACTACAATCGCTCTATTTGTCTTTTCTTTTGTAGCCACTTCAACATCTTTTTTAATTTTTTTCATTTTTTGTATTGCATTTGCTATATTTGCCCCCATTTAAAAACGGACTTCAGTTTTAATCAATAAAGGAAAACGCAATGCAATTAAAATCATACCCTACTCCAACTTATTTACAGCGTGTGAAAATCGCTCTGCATTATTTGTTGCCACAGTTAGCAATTACTAGAGCAGCAGGTTGGTTAGCGGAACAAAAATGGGGAGCTGTTACGCATTTCATTATTAAATTATTTGCCAAGCAATACAAAGTCAATTTATCTGAAGCCGTAAAAAACGAACCTTCAGATTATGCTACATTTAACGAATTTTTTATTCGTGAGCTAAAAGAAAATGCACGCCCGATTAATACCGAAAGTAATGTAGTTTGCCTACCGGCAGATGGCAAAGTGAGCGAATCCGGTGATATTGCGGACAACCGTTTATTACAAGCAAAAGGACATTTTTTCACGCTCGAAACCTTGCTGGCAAACGATCAGGAAATGGCGAATAAATTCAAAGATGGTACTTTCATCACTACCTATTTATCGCCAACCGACTACCACCGTGTACATATGCCATGTGACGGCACGCTACGCAAAATGATTTATGTGCCGGGCGAGCTGTTTTCAGTGAATCCTTTCCTCGCCGAACACGTGCCAAATTTATTTGCTCGTAATGAACGTGTGATTTGTGAGTTTGACACTGCATTCGGACCAATGGTACAAATTTTAGTCGGCGCAACCATTACAGCAAGTATGAGTACTGTTTGGGCTGGCGTTATCAATCCTCCACGAGCAGATGAAGTGGTTGTTTGGAATTACGAAACTGAAGGTGAAAAAGCGATTAAATTACAAAAGGGTGAAGAAATGGGTGCTTTCCGTTTAGGATCAACTGTAATTAACCTTTTCCCGACAAGCAAAGTACACCTTAACCCAGCTCTTATTACAGGTACGAAAACCCGAATGGGTGAAGAATTAGGTAGAGTGATTTAATATTCATCAGCCCTTTAAAGTTAAATATTTTATTTAACTTTAAAGGGCTTTTTCATAACCAAATTATCTAGCTTATTCTAATAAAATAAAACCGACCATTTCACTAAGCCTTTTATTTATGCTATTGTACCCCCCAATTTATTTGCCTATTAAAGGATAGATAATGAAGCTACAACAAATTATCCGAGAAAATCATTTAGGCTTGCTGTTCCAACAAGGGAATTTTGGCTTGGAGAAAGAGAGCCAGCGTGTTGATATGAATGGTAATATTGTCACCACGCCTCACCCTGCCGTGTTTGGGAATCGCAGCTATCACCCTTACATTCAGAGCGATTTTGCTGAGAGCCAACTCGAACTGATTACCCCGCCGAATGCAAAATTGGAAGACAGTTTCCGCTGGCTTTCTGCCATTCACGAAGTGGTGCTGCGTTCATTGCCTGACGATGAATACATCTACCCCTTGAGTATGCCTGCCGGTTTGCCGCCGGAAGAGCAAATTCAAGAGGCTCAATTTGATAACCCTGATGATGTGAAATATCGGGAATACCTCTCCAAAACCTATGGCAAATATAAGCAAATGGTGAGCGGTATTCACTACAATTTCCAGCTCTCGCCTGAATTTGTGGAAAAAGCCTTCGCCGCCCAAACAGAATATGCCACGCACAAAGAGTTCCAAAATGCGTTGTATATGAAACTCGCCAACAATTTCCTGCGTTATCAGTGGATTTTGCTCTACCTGCTCGCTGCTTCACCAACGGTGGAATCGCAATATTTTTACGGAAAATCACCGCTTGCAACCAGGCAATTTGTCCGCGGCTTGCGTTCCAGCCGTTATGGTTACGTCAATTCATCCGATGTGGTGGTGAACCACGACAGCCTGCAAAGCTATGTGGAGAGTCTTGAAGCCCAAGTAGCAAACGGCTTGCTGATTGCGGAAAAAGAGTTCTACTCCAACGTGCGGCTGCGTGGCGGCAAAAAAGCCCGTGACTTGCTCGAAAACGGCGTGAAATATGCCGAGTTCCGTCTGTTCGACCTCAACCCATTCGCCCCATACGGCATTGAGTTGGGTGATGCGAAGTTTATCCACTCGTTCTTGTTAGGAATGTTGTGGCTGGAGGAAACAAGCGGTCAAAAAGAGGTGGAAATTGGCAAACAGATGCTTTACCAAGTCGCAATGGAAGATCCAAGAAGCGAAACCGCTTTCCGTGCAGAGGGTGAGGCAGTACTAAATCAGATCCTCGTAATGCTCGAAACCTTAGGTTCAAGCGAAGAGAGCCGAGAGCTGGTGCGGGAAAAATTAGCACAATTTGCCGATCCGAGCCAAACCATCGGTGGACGTTTGATCCAAGCCATCGAACAGTTCGGTAGCGACAAAGCTGTTGGAGCGAAATTCGCTCAAACTTACAAAGCTCAAGCCTTTGAGCGTTTTTATGCCTTATCGGCATTTGACAATATGGAGCTTTCAACCCAAGCCCTGTTCTTTGATTTGATCCAGCAAGGCATAAGCACGGAATTATTGGACGAAAACGATCAGTTCCTCGCCCTGAAATTTGGCGATCATCTGGAATATGTGAAAAACGGCAATATGACCAGCCACGATCAATATATTTCGCCATTGATTATGGAAAACAAAGTGGTGACGAAAAAAGTGCTGGCGAAAGCTGGTTTCAATGTGCCGAAAAGTGTGGAATTTACCACGCTCGAAGAGGCGGTGGCTCACCATCCGCTGTTTGAGGGCAAGGCAGTGGTGATCAAGCCGAAATCCACTAACTACGGTTTGGGCATTACCATTTTCCAACAAGCGGTCAAAAATCGGGAAGATTTTGCAAAAGCGGTGGAAATTGCGTTCCGTGAAGACAAAGAAGTGATGGTGGAAGATTATTTAGTTGGCACGGAATACCGTTTCTTTGTGCTGGGCGATGAAACCCTCGCCGTGCTTCTGCGTGTGCCGGCAAACGTAGTGGGTGATAGCATTCACACCATCAAAGAATTGGTTGAAATGAAAAATGACGATCCGCTTAGAGGCGATGGCTCTCGTAGCCCGTTGAAAAAAATTGCCTTAGGCGAAATCGAACAGTTACAACTGAAAGAGCAAGGTTTAACGGTGGATTCTGTGCCGGAGAAAGGTCAAACCGTGCAACTGCGAGCCAATTCCAACATCAGCACCGGCGGCGATTCTATTGATATGACCGACCAAATGCACGAAAGCTACAAACAAATTGCGGTGGGCATCGCTCACGCTATGGGAGCGAAAGTGTGTGGCGTGGATTTGATCATTCCTGATCTCACTAAGCCTGCCGAACCACACCTCAACTCTTGGGGCGTGATCGAGGCGAATTTCAACCCAATGATGATGATGCATATTTTCCCATATCAAGGAAAATCTCGTCGTTTAACTAAAGCGGTGATTAAAATGCTGTTTCCTGAATTAGACAACTAAATTTTTCAACACCAAACCCTCTTATTTAATTAAGAGTAATTGTTAAACAGTTACTCTTAATTTATTTATACACACCCCACTCATGCACGTAATTAAAATACTCACTCCAAATAGAGAAAAACAGCATAACCAAAAATTATTAACATAAAAATATTTGTGAATATAATGTTATAAAAAACACTTAAATGGAGCAAGTAATAGTCAAAAAATCATATTGTATGTGATATAGATCACATTTCTGTAATTAATACATTGTGTGAAATAATTATCATATTAAAATCGCGCTCCAAGAATAATTTAACTACTTCTAAGGAGTAATACATGAGCATTGCTATTATTATAGCAACCCATGGTGTTGCTGCAGAACAACTCCTCAAAACGACGGAGATGCTAATTGGAGAACAAGAAGATGTGGCTTACATTGACTTTGTTCCTGGTGAAAATGCAGAAACTATTATGGGTAAATACCAAACATTAATTGATGGTCCATTATCACATTGTGAGCAAGTACTATTTCTTGTAGATATGTGGGGGGGAAGCCCTTTTAACGCCGCAAATCGCTTCCAAGATGGTAAAACAGGAATGGATGTTGTTGCCGGAGTTAATATCCCAATGTTAGTCAA is from Mannheimia varigena and encodes:
- the gshAB gene encoding bifunctional glutamate--cysteine ligase GshA/glutathione synthetase GshB, producing MKLQQIIRENHLGLLFQQGNFGLEKESQRVDMNGNIVTTPHPAVFGNRSYHPYIQSDFAESQLELITPPNAKLEDSFRWLSAIHEVVLRSLPDDEYIYPLSMPAGLPPEEQIQEAQFDNPDDVKYREYLSKTYGKYKQMVSGIHYNFQLSPEFVEKAFAAQTEYATHKEFQNALYMKLANNFLRYQWILLYLLAASPTVESQYFYGKSPLATRQFVRGLRSSRYGYVNSSDVVVNHDSLQSYVESLEAQVANGLLIAEKEFYSNVRLRGGKKARDLLENGVKYAEFRLFDLNPFAPYGIELGDAKFIHSFLLGMLWLEETSGQKEVEIGKQMLYQVAMEDPRSETAFRAEGEAVLNQILVMLETLGSSEESRELVREKLAQFADPSQTIGGRLIQAIEQFGSDKAVGAKFAQTYKAQAFERFYALSAFDNMELSTQALFFDLIQQGISTELLDENDQFLALKFGDHLEYVKNGNMTSHDQYISPLIMENKVVTKKVLAKAGFNVPKSVEFTTLEEAVAHHPLFEGKAVVIKPKSTNYGLGITIFQQAVKNREDFAKAVEIAFREDKEVMVEDYLVGTEYRFFVLGDETLAVLLRVPANVVGDSIHTIKELVEMKNDDPLRGDGSRSPLKKIALGEIEQLQLKEQGLTVDSVPEKGQTVQLRANSNISTGGDSIDMTDQMHESYKQIAVGIAHAMGAKVCGVDLIIPDLTKPAEPHLNSWGVIEANFNPMMMMHIFPYQGKSRRLTKAVIKMLFPELDN
- a CDS encoding MliC family protein, producing the protein MSLFSKPNKFIFLATVAIALSACTAEVVPPVEQLEKVQKITEPAKTVIKQVEQATELNLYLCKNNKKVEVERQKIAQKEAKKDNITVNFQGLSYQLSPSVTRNGKKYTNIRWTWHEMRNGKAFLYDNTKRNLAENCVKQ
- a CDS encoding ComEA family DNA-binding protein, which encodes MKQMKTLALGLLMSLNTFAFAQTPPQIEQNSMPQTEQQVTQINTNTVNINTASAAELQDKLVGIGEKKAQAIVDYRTKNGNFKSIEQLAEVSGIGQATVEKNRANIVLE
- a CDS encoding LysM-like peptidoglycan-binding domain-containing protein, producing MTQNNFRKEPVFGEPLTPNQENKSPENEKVEPVQVDSSHSNRPYVSLHSTKAPGHTFTPIMKRSDAPVEDKTADAFSAKPTKEFQFTPSTENVEAVVKNVKENPSAEGDSATTTTPFEVKEKADPEVVVVKPTQESFTTERIIPNAATTAAGATMAATAAVAATKTKDIKENMPPKTRRLLLVSLLGLALLVLFFLLKPSTPETVEELQSQQGGSLPIEFRPVDEAEAKRAEEQARAEQEAAKAQEQAQAQEAQQKAQSEATTAVAPVQTEQVASNQVQNNQPQTTQAPVVEQSVAVKPVQNKPVVPQSAIKPKTEGSVVFQPETTPKHQPKVERIATQPQKESTKVVAKPAEKASTKSEAAKTNTTSAVAVSTKTMTVPKGVSLMQVFRDNNLNISDVNVMSKVNNVVSNLKVGERVTVRLDKNNRVVEMSIGSGGKFTRQANGSYTFK
- the rfaC gene encoding lipopolysaccharide heptosyltransferase RfaC; translated protein: MKVLIVKTSSMGDVLHTLPALTDMRNAIPNLSVDWVVEENFAEIPRWHSAVNKIIPVAIRRWRKNLYKRSTWIEWQHFLQELKSEQYDAVIDAQGLIKSAVLVTRQAKGKKFGYDKKSAREGLSSLFYDQTFDIPYQQHAVERIRKLCAKSLGYALSGTQGNYNIAQHFAKKSEKMTAYVMLIHATTRADKHWKEEYWADIIKELAKQNIEVRLAWGNQTEKERADRLAMVESNVVVLPKMGLTELAAQIAGAKAVVSVDTGLSHLAAALDKPNVILYGATNPKLIGAYGQNQYYLKADNMENITPSQVLEKLMPLINK
- the asd gene encoding archaetidylserine decarboxylase (Phosphatidylserine decarboxylase is synthesized as a single chain precursor. Generation of the pyruvoyl active site from a Ser is coupled to cleavage of a Gly-Ser bond between the larger (beta) and smaller (alpha chains). It is an integral membrane protein.) → MQLKSYPTPTYLQRVKIALHYLLPQLAITRAAGWLAEQKWGAVTHFIIKLFAKQYKVNLSEAVKNEPSDYATFNEFFIRELKENARPINTESNVVCLPADGKVSESGDIADNRLLQAKGHFFTLETLLANDQEMANKFKDGTFITTYLSPTDYHRVHMPCDGTLRKMIYVPGELFSVNPFLAEHVPNLFARNERVICEFDTAFGPMVQILVGATITASMSTVWAGVINPPRADEVVVWNYETEGEKAIKLQKGEEMGAFRLGSTVINLFPTSKVHLNPALITGTKTRMGEELGRVI
- the waaF gene encoding lipopolysaccharide heptosyltransferase II, whose translation is MNILVTGPSWVGDMMMSHSLYQQLKVQYPNCQIDVMAPDWCRPLLARMPEVRNAISMPIGHGSFRLCERYQLGKGLRNQYDMAIVLPNSLKSAFIPLFAKIAKRRGWKGESRYFFLNDLRSNKNDYPMMVQRYVALAFEQGSIPNAEQLPILYPYLKTELEQIAATKVKFEKQLAYAENRPAIGFCPGAEFGPAKRWPHYHYATLAKMLIEQGYSVRLFGSKKDEEAGERIRLALPAELQRYCLNLAGQTDLNQAVDLIADCAAVVSNDSGLMHIAAALNKPLVALYGPTSPQYTPPLAKNAVIIRLIEGGLIKIRKGDGAEGYHQSLIDIEPEMVMEKLQTLLA